In Sodalis ligni, a single genomic region encodes these proteins:
- the hemB gene encoding porphobilinogen synthase, producing MSNVYGAYPHRRLRRVRRYDFSRRLVAENQLTVNDLIYPVFVMEGHNRRQEVPSMPGVYRMTLDLLIKEAETVAKLGVPVLSLFPVIESDYKSLMAEEAYNPDGLVPRTVRALKDAVPELGLLTDVALDPYTTHGQDGIIDDQGYVINEITKEILVRQALCHAEAGAEIVAPSDMMDGRIGAIRERFEQHGLVNNQIMAYSAKYASCYYGPFRDAVGSSANLKGGDKKTYQMDPANSDEALQEVAQDLQEGADMVMVKPGMPYLDMIHRVKEEFGVPTFAYQVSGEYAMHMAAIQNGWLQEKPAIMESLLCFKRAGADGILTYFSKRVAQWLHDDHQRGY from the coding sequence ATGAGCAATGTCTATGGTGCGTATCCACATCGCCGCTTGCGCAGGGTTCGTCGCTACGACTTCAGCCGCCGGCTGGTGGCCGAAAATCAGCTGACGGTAAACGATCTGATTTACCCGGTGTTTGTGATGGAAGGCCACAACCGCCGGCAAGAGGTTCCCTCCATGCCCGGCGTTTACCGGATGACCCTGGATTTGCTGATAAAAGAGGCGGAAACGGTCGCCAAATTAGGGGTGCCGGTGCTATCGCTGTTTCCGGTGATCGAGTCCGATTATAAATCCCTTATGGCGGAAGAGGCCTACAACCCGGACGGGCTGGTGCCCCGCACCGTCCGGGCGCTGAAAGACGCGGTACCGGAATTGGGCTTGCTCACCGACGTGGCCCTCGATCCCTATACCACTCACGGCCAGGACGGCATCATTGATGACCAGGGTTATGTCATCAATGAAATCACTAAAGAGATCCTGGTTCGTCAGGCGCTGTGCCACGCCGAGGCGGGAGCTGAAATCGTCGCCCCCAGCGATATGATGGACGGGCGTATCGGCGCCATTCGTGAACGGTTTGAACAGCATGGCCTGGTGAACAACCAGATCATGGCCTATTCGGCCAAGTATGCCTCCTGTTATTACGGCCCCTTCCGCGACGCGGTGGGCTCAAGCGCCAATCTCAAGGGCGGCGACAAAAAGACCTACCAGATGGATCCGGCCAATAGCGACGAAGCCTTGCAGGAAGTAGCACAGGATTTACAAGAGGGGGCGGACATGGTGATGGTGAAGCCGGGCATGCCTTATCTGGATATGATTCACCGGGTCAAGGAAGAGTTCGGCGTACCAACCTTCGCCTATCAGGTTTCAGGTGAATACGCCATGCACATGGCGGCAATCCAAAACGGTTGGCTGCAGGAAAAACCGGCGATAATGGAATCATTGCTGTGCTTTAAACGGGCTGGCGCGGACGGCATCCTGACCTATTTCTCCAAACGCGTGGCGCAGTGGCTGCATGACGACCATCAACGGGGCTATTAA
- the ubiD gene encoding 4-hydroxy-3-polyprenylbenzoate decarboxylase encodes MKYRDLRDFLSLLEQRGELKRITLPISPHLEMTEIADRTLRAGGPALLFENPKGYAMPVLCNLFGTPERVALGMGQESVLALREVGELLAFLKEPEPPKGFRDLLDKAPKFRQVLNMPVKRLGSAPCQEQIWQGEDVDLSRIPVMHCWPGDAAPLITWGLTVTRGPHKERQNMGIYRQQVLSKNKVIMRWLSHRGGALDFQEWRQAHPGERFPVAGALGADPATILAAVTPIPDTLSEYAFAGLLRGYKTEVVKCISCDLDVPAGAEIVLEGYLEPGETAPEGPYGDHTGYYNEVDEFPVFTITHITQRRDAIYHSTYTGRPPDEPAVMGVALNEVFVPILRKQFPEIVDFYLPPEGCSYRLAVVTIKKRYPGHAKRVMMGVWSFLRQFMYTKFVIVCDDDINARDWKDVIWAITTRMDPARDTVLMENTPIDYLDFASPVSGLGSKMGMDATNKWPGETQREWGTPILMDAEVRTRVDAIWDDLAIFENSGKRP; translated from the coding sequence ATGAAATACCGTGACTTGCGCGACTTTCTCTCTTTGCTGGAACAGCGAGGGGAGTTGAAACGAATTACCCTGCCCATCAGTCCCCATCTGGAAATGACGGAAATCGCCGATCGAACTCTGCGGGCCGGCGGACCCGCGCTGCTGTTCGAAAATCCCAAAGGTTATGCCATGCCGGTATTATGCAACCTGTTCGGTACCCCGGAACGGGTGGCGTTGGGTATGGGACAAGAGAGCGTCTTGGCATTGCGTGAAGTCGGGGAATTATTGGCTTTTCTTAAGGAACCGGAGCCGCCGAAGGGATTTCGCGACCTGCTGGATAAAGCGCCGAAGTTTCGCCAGGTACTGAATATGCCGGTGAAACGGCTCGGTTCGGCACCCTGCCAGGAGCAAATATGGCAGGGCGAAGATGTGGATTTATCACGCATCCCGGTAATGCACTGCTGGCCTGGAGATGCCGCCCCCCTGATTACCTGGGGGCTTACCGTGACACGAGGTCCCCATAAAGAACGCCAGAATATGGGTATTTACCGTCAGCAGGTTCTGAGTAAAAACAAAGTCATCATGCGCTGGCTTTCCCATCGCGGCGGCGCGCTGGATTTCCAGGAGTGGCGCCAGGCCCATCCGGGAGAAAGATTCCCGGTGGCGGGGGCGCTGGGGGCTGACCCCGCCACTATCCTGGCGGCGGTAACGCCGATACCCGATACTCTTTCCGAATACGCTTTCGCCGGGTTGCTGCGCGGTTACAAAACCGAAGTGGTTAAATGCATTTCCTGCGATCTTGATGTGCCCGCCGGCGCCGAAATTGTCCTGGAGGGATACCTTGAGCCGGGGGAAACCGCACCGGAAGGCCCTTACGGCGATCACACCGGCTACTATAATGAAGTGGATGAGTTTCCGGTGTTTACCATTACGCACATTACTCAGCGGCGTGACGCTATTTATCACTCCACCTACACCGGCCGTCCGCCGGACGAACCGGCTGTAATGGGCGTGGCGCTTAATGAAGTATTCGTTCCGATTTTACGTAAACAGTTTCCGGAAATTGTCGATTTCTATTTGCCGCCGGAGGGCTGTTCATACCGGCTGGCGGTGGTGACGATCAAGAAACGGTATCCGGGCCATGCCAAGCGGGTCATGATGGGCGTCTGGTCTTTCCTGCGTCAATTCATGTATACCAAATTTGTCATCGTGTGCGATGATGATATTAACGCGCGTGATTGGAAAGATGTTATTTGGGCGATAACCACCCGCATGGATCCCGCGCGTGATACGGTGTTAATGGAAAATACGCCGATTGATTACCTGGATTTTGCCTCGCCGGTTTCCGGATTGGGTTCAAAAATGGGAATGGATGCCACCAATAAATGGCCGGGTGAAACACAACGGGAATGGGGCACGCCCATTCTTATGGACGCTGAGGTCCGCACTCGTGTTGATGCGATCTGGGATGATCTGGCCATCTTTGAAAACAGTGGTAAAAGGCCGTGA
- a CDS encoding ubiquinone biosynthesis accessory factor UbiJ: MLMSLIAATLEIALKRLLYQDQFMKTARQRLKGKTLRFELAELDSPVILVFGESQADVLTSWDDPADCTVKTHFSAIPALRRRQRLPALIKQGDLEVDGDIQVVQQFVALLDMAECDPAELLSPYLGDVLSEGLTQRVSAHADNIKRRWTDRQTQWGQAVTEEWRLSPSALELAWFSEEVDTLDRDGAALAARLERMEISR, encoded by the coding sequence ATGCTGATGTCATTGATCGCCGCGACTCTTGAAATTGCTCTTAAACGCTTGCTGTATCAGGATCAATTCATGAAAACGGCTCGCCAGCGCCTCAAGGGTAAAACCCTGCGGTTTGAGCTGGCGGAACTGGACAGTCCGGTCATTTTGGTTTTTGGCGAATCACAGGCGGATGTTCTCACCTCTTGGGACGATCCGGCGGATTGCACCGTCAAAACGCATTTTTCCGCGATTCCGGCGCTGCGCCGGCGGCAACGGCTTCCCGCCCTGATTAAGCAGGGGGATCTAGAAGTGGATGGCGACATACAGGTGGTGCAGCAATTTGTCGCCCTACTGGATATGGCGGAATGCGATCCGGCCGAACTTCTGTCGCCCTATCTTGGCGATGTCCTGTCGGAAGGGCTGACGCAGCGCGTTTCCGCCCATGCCGATAATATCAAACGCCGCTGGACCGACCGGCAAACCCAATGGGGACAGGCGGTCACCGAAGAGTGGCGGCTATCCCCATCGGCCCTTGAGCTTGCCTGGTTCAGCGAAGAGGTAGACACCTTGGATCGGGATGGCGCCGCTCTGGCGGCCCGTCTGGAAAGAATGGAGATCAGCCGATGA
- the rfaH gene encoding transcription/translation regulatory transformer protein RfaH, producing MEAWYLLYCKRGQLMRAKEHLERQAVACLTPMVTLEKIVRGKRTEVNEPLFPNYLFIEFDPERIHTTTISATRGVSHFVRFGNLPVTISEDVINELREHAYEGIKDPQTPHAGDTVLITEGVFEGLQAIYTEPDGEARSMLLLNFLNKQISQSLDNRQFQKMQ from the coding sequence ATGGAAGCATGGTATTTATTGTATTGCAAACGCGGTCAGTTAATGCGCGCTAAAGAACATTTGGAACGACAGGCGGTCGCTTGCCTGACTCCTATGGTCACCTTGGAAAAAATCGTCCGGGGCAAACGCACCGAGGTTAATGAGCCGCTATTTCCCAATTATCTGTTTATAGAGTTCGATCCCGAGCGCATTCATACCACCACCATCAGCGCCACGCGCGGCGTCAGCCATTTCGTCCGTTTCGGCAATTTACCGGTAACCATTTCGGAAGATGTAATCAATGAGCTCAGGGAACATGCTTATGAAGGGATTAAGGATCCGCAAACGCCCCATGCCGGCGATACCGTGTTGATAACCGAAGGCGTCTTTGAGGGACTCCAGGCAATTTACACCGAGCCGGACGGCGAAGCCCGCTCGATGCTGCTGCTTAATTTCCTTAACAAGCAGATTTCCCAAAGCCTGGACAATCGCCAATTCCAAAAGATGCAGTAA
- the ubiE gene encoding bifunctional demethylmenaquinone methyltransferase/2-methoxy-6-polyprenyl-1,4-benzoquinol methylase UbiE, translating into MADEDKRETTHFGFRTVPKDEKAVMVADVFHSVAAKYDLMNDLMSFGIHRLWKRFAIHCSGVRRGQKVLDLAGGTGDLTAKFSRLVGEEGEVVLADINDSMLKVGRDKLRNKGIIGNVSYVQANAESLPFPDDTFDCITISFGLRNVTEKEQALRSMYRVLKPGGRLLILEFSTPLFKPLNKAYDLYSFHVLPRIGEMVARDAGSYRYLAESIRMHPDQETLKAMMLDAGFDSAEYFNMTGGIVALHRGYKF; encoded by the coding sequence ATGGCAGATGAAGACAAACGCGAAACGACCCATTTCGGCTTTCGCACCGTGCCCAAAGATGAGAAAGCGGTTATGGTGGCGGATGTCTTTCATTCCGTCGCGGCAAAATATGATTTGATGAATGATTTAATGTCTTTCGGCATTCATCGCCTGTGGAAGCGTTTCGCTATCCATTGCAGCGGCGTGCGGCGGGGTCAGAAAGTGTTGGATCTTGCCGGCGGCACCGGCGATTTGACGGCGAAATTCTCCCGGCTGGTGGGAGAAGAGGGTGAGGTGGTCTTGGCGGATATCAACGATTCGATGCTGAAAGTCGGTCGCGATAAACTGCGCAATAAAGGCATTATCGGCAATGTGAGTTATGTCCAGGCGAATGCTGAATCGCTGCCGTTTCCCGATGATACCTTCGATTGCATCACCATCTCGTTCGGCCTGCGCAATGTCACCGAAAAAGAGCAGGCGCTGCGCTCCATGTATAGGGTGCTGAAACCCGGTGGCCGTCTGCTGATCCTGGAATTTTCCACCCCGTTGTTCAAGCCGTTGAACAAGGCATACGATCTCTACTCCTTTCACGTATTGCCGCGCATTGGCGAGATGGTGGCGCGGGATGCGGGCAGCTACCGTTACCTGGCCGAATCCATCCGCATGCATCCGGACCAGGAAACATTGAAAGCCATGATGCTCGACGCCGGTTTCGACTCCGCCGAGTATTTTAATATGACCGGAGGTATCGTTGCGCTGCACCGCGGTTATAAATTTTGA
- the udp gene encoding uridine phosphorylase gives MSSSDVFHLGLTHSDLKGATLAIIPGDPQRVEKIAALMENPVHLASHREFTTWRAEISGNPVIICSTGIGGPSTSIAVEELSQLGIRTFLRVGTTGAIQSYIQVGDVLITTAAVRLDGASLHFAPVEYPAVADFDCTSALVGAAKHHRTKFHIGVTASSDTFYPGQERYDTYSGRVLNRLKGSMQEWQSLGVMNYEMESATLLTMCATQGLRAGMVAGVIVNRTLQETPDARSMQLAESVAVNIVVDAARRLII, from the coding sequence ATGTCCTCATCCGATGTTTTTCATCTTGGTTTGACACACTCCGATCTGAAGGGTGCCACGCTCGCCATCATCCCGGGAGATCCGCAAAGGGTTGAAAAAATCGCCGCGCTGATGGAGAATCCGGTGCACCTAGCCTCTCACCGGGAATTTACCACCTGGCGAGCAGAAATATCAGGCAATCCGGTTATTATCTGTTCAACCGGCATTGGCGGACCCTCCACATCCATCGCCGTAGAAGAACTGTCCCAGTTGGGCATCCGCACTTTTTTACGGGTTGGTACCACCGGCGCGATTCAATCTTATATTCAGGTGGGTGACGTATTGATCACCACCGCCGCGGTACGTTTGGATGGGGCCAGCCTGCATTTCGCCCCTGTGGAGTATCCGGCGGTGGCGGATTTTGACTGCACTTCCGCTCTGGTGGGGGCGGCGAAACACCATCGAACGAAATTTCACATTGGGGTAACCGCGTCCTCCGATACCTTCTATCCGGGGCAGGAACGTTACGATACCTATTCCGGACGGGTGCTGAACCGCTTGAAAGGGTCCATGCAGGAGTGGCAAAGCCTGGGCGTCATGAATTATGAAATGGAATCCGCCACTCTGCTGACCATGTGCGCCACGCAAGGGTTGCGGGCAGGTATGGTGGCCGGCGTCATCGTTAACCGTACCCTGCAGGAGACCCCCGATGCCCGTTCCATGCAGTTGGCCGAAAGCGTCGCGGTAAACATCGTCGTCGATGCCGCCCGCCGTCTTATTATCTGA
- the tatC gene encoding Sec-independent protein translocase subunit TatC — MAVEDTQPLISHLIELRKRLLNCIISVLVVFLALVYFANDIYQIVSAPLIRHMPAGASMIATDVASPFFTPIKLTIIVSVFASAPLLLYQVWAFIAPALYKHERRLVMPLLFSSTFLFYAGMAFAYFIVFPLAFTFFAHTAPHGVLIATDINKYLDFVMSLFMAFGVSFQVPIAIVLLCWTGVVTPESLKKKRPYVLVGAFVVGMLLTPPDVFSQTLLAIPLYLLFEIGLFFARFYVGKGRRDGQDTDENEDSGDGE; from the coding sequence ATGGCCGTTGAAGATACTCAACCGCTTATCAGCCATTTGATTGAGCTGCGTAAGCGATTATTGAACTGCATTATCAGTGTGCTGGTGGTATTCCTGGCATTAGTCTATTTTGCAAACGACATCTACCAGATCGTGTCGGCGCCGCTGATCAGACATATGCCGGCGGGCGCCAGCATGATCGCCACCGATGTGGCGTCGCCGTTTTTTACCCCCATCAAGCTGACCATTATCGTCTCGGTGTTTGCTTCCGCTCCGCTGCTGCTTTACCAGGTCTGGGCTTTTATCGCCCCGGCCTTATATAAGCATGAGCGGCGCCTGGTCATGCCGCTGCTGTTCTCCAGCACCTTTTTATTTTATGCCGGCATGGCTTTCGCGTATTTCATCGTTTTCCCGCTGGCATTCACTTTCTTCGCGCATACCGCCCCGCACGGGGTACTGATTGCTACCGACATCAACAAGTATCTCGATTTTGTCATGTCGCTGTTTATGGCGTTCGGCGTGTCGTTCCAGGTCCCCATCGCCATCGTCCTGCTGTGCTGGACCGGCGTGGTGACCCCGGAAAGCCTGAAGAAGAAGCGGCCCTATGTCCTGGTGGGCGCCTTCGTGGTGGGCATGTTGCTGACGCCCCCGGACGTTTTTTCCCAGACGCTGCTGGCTATTCCACTGTACCTGCTGTTTGAAATCGGCTTGTTCTTCGCGCGCTTTTATGTCGGCAAGGGCCGCCGCGATGGGCAGGATACGGATGAAAACGAGGATAGCGGCGATGGCGAGTAA
- the rmuC gene encoding DNA recombination protein RmuC, which translates to MDFSLLYAAGGVLAGLLLGLLIASHRYQKRLADHQAALGLHEQSLASARQELERVEAAHRQSVQQLRDGERELRDLYSRLAAAEERLQPLEHWRKECEQLNGELRALREVNSAQEAELREVTIRLEETRIGAEEKQRLLMNSEQRLASQFENLANRIFEQSGRKVDEQNRQSLDLLLTPLREQLDGFRRQVQDSFGQEARERHTLTHEIRSLQQLNTQMAREAVNLTKALKGDNKTQGNWGEVVLSRVLEASGLREGYEYQTQVNIQIDNAHRMQPDVIVRLPQGKDVIIDAKMSLVAYERFFNSQDESERQLALTEHIQSLRGHMRLLGRKDYQQLPGLRSLDYVLMFIPVEPAFMLAIDKQPELIGEAQKQNIMLVSPTTLLVALRTISNLWRYEHQSRNAQHIAERAARLYDKMRLFVDDMLAIGQSLDKAQGGYRSAMNKLTQGRGNILSQAEGFRALGVEIKRPINSVLAEQAEQGYNDADISNARTADDDRDGQDETPLTIPDNCPPSVDDNAVRGETPEQA; encoded by the coding sequence ATGGATTTCAGCCTGTTATACGCGGCGGGGGGCGTGCTGGCGGGGCTGCTGCTCGGCCTGCTCATCGCAAGCCACCGATACCAGAAACGGCTGGCAGATCATCAGGCGGCGCTGGGTTTGCATGAACAATCCCTGGCGTCGGCTCGGCAAGAGCTGGAGCGGGTAGAAGCGGCTCACCGTCAAAGCGTGCAGCAGCTCCGTGACGGCGAGCGTGAGCTGCGCGATCTCTACAGCCGGCTCGCCGCCGCGGAGGAGCGTCTGCAACCCCTGGAACACTGGCGAAAAGAGTGTGAACAGCTCAACGGCGAATTGCGGGCGCTGCGAGAGGTGAATAGCGCGCAAGAGGCCGAACTGCGGGAAGTGACTATTCGTCTGGAAGAGACCCGCATCGGCGCGGAAGAAAAACAGCGCTTGCTGATGAACAGCGAACAGCGGCTGGCATCGCAGTTCGAAAACCTCGCCAATCGCATTTTCGAGCAAAGCGGGCGCAAGGTGGATGAGCAGAATCGGCAAAGCCTGGATCTCCTGCTGACCCCTTTGCGTGAACAACTGGACGGGTTTCGCCGCCAGGTCCAGGACAGTTTCGGCCAAGAGGCGCGGGAACGCCATACCCTGACTCATGAGATCCGGAGCTTGCAGCAGCTTAACACGCAAATGGCGCGGGAAGCGGTCAACCTGACCAAGGCGCTCAAAGGGGATAACAAAACCCAGGGCAACTGGGGCGAGGTGGTATTAAGCCGTGTTCTCGAAGCATCGGGGCTGCGGGAGGGCTACGAATATCAAACCCAGGTGAACATTCAAATCGATAATGCGCATCGGATGCAACCTGACGTTATCGTGCGTTTGCCACAGGGAAAAGATGTGATCATCGACGCCAAAATGTCGCTGGTGGCTTATGAACGTTTTTTCAACAGTCAGGATGAAAGCGAGCGCCAGCTGGCGCTGACGGAGCATATTCAATCCCTGCGCGGGCATATGCGGCTGCTGGGGAGAAAAGATTACCAACAATTGCCCGGTTTACGCTCGCTGGATTATGTGTTGATGTTTATCCCGGTGGAGCCGGCCTTTATGCTGGCTATTGATAAGCAGCCCGAACTGATCGGCGAGGCCCAGAAACAGAATATCATGCTGGTGAGCCCCACTACGCTGCTGGTGGCCTTGCGGACCATCAGCAATCTTTGGCGCTACGAGCACCAGAGCCGCAATGCCCAGCATATTGCCGAGCGGGCCGCTCGCCTGTATGACAAGATGCGCCTGTTTGTGGACGACATGCTGGCCATAGGGCAAAGCCTCGACAAAGCCCAGGGCGGCTATCGTTCGGCCATGAATAAGCTGACGCAGGGCCGCGGCAATATTCTCAGCCAGGCCGAGGGGTTCAGGGCGCTCGGGGTAGAGATCAAGCGCCCCATCAATTCCGTGTTGGCGGAACAAGCGGAGCAGGGATATAACGACGCCGATATCAGCAATGCGCGAACTGCCGATGATGACCGCGATGGGCAAGACGAAACGCCGTTAACCATCCCCGATAATTGTCCGCCGTCGGTTGACGACAACGCTGTCCGGGGCGAAACTCCGGAGCAGGCGTAA
- the ubiB gene encoding ubiquinone biosynthesis regulatory protein kinase UbiB: MAPLWRPVWKEWRSADDFGEIGRLYYIVRVLLSYGLDELIPKVRLTLPLRLGRKLLFWIPNEHAQQPLGERLRLALEELGPVWIKFGQMLSTRRDLFPPVVADQLAMLQDRVKPFDGALARQHIERAMGKPLESWFDDFDQQALASASIAQVHTARLKENGKEVVIKVIRPDIMPMIKADMRLMYRLASWLPRLLPDGRRLRPVEVVLEYEKTLLDELNLLREAANSIQLRRNFENSPMLYIPEVYPDYCSETMMVMERIYGVPVSDVAALEKQGTNLKLLAERGVQVFFTQVFRDSFFHADMHPGNIFVSFEHPENPQYIGIDCGIVGSLNKEDKRYLAENFIAFFNRDYRKVAELHVDSGWVPPDTNVEDFEFAIRTVCEPIFEKPLADISFGHVLLNLFNTARRFNMEVQPQLVLLQKTLLYVEGVGRQLYPQLDLWKTAKPFLENWIKDQVGIPAIMRALKEKAPFWAEKLPELPELIYEGFKHHKSLQKSVDKLAVEFKQQRVKQGQARFLFGIGATLLLCGTFLLSQGNEMSSFPAWLMAAGIVSWIVGWKRTE; this comes from the coding sequence ATGGCGCCGCTCTGGCGGCCCGTCTGGAAAGAATGGAGATCAGCCGATGATTTTGGAGAAATCGGCCGCCTTTATTATATCGTGCGGGTATTGCTCAGCTACGGACTGGATGAACTTATTCCCAAAGTGCGCCTGACCCTGCCGCTTCGCCTGGGGCGCAAGCTTTTGTTCTGGATCCCCAATGAGCATGCCCAGCAGCCCTTGGGTGAACGATTGCGGCTGGCCCTGGAGGAATTGGGACCGGTTTGGATCAAGTTCGGGCAAATGCTGTCCACCCGCCGCGATCTATTCCCGCCGGTGGTGGCCGATCAACTGGCGATGCTTCAGGACCGGGTGAAACCTTTTGACGGCGCCCTGGCGCGCCAGCATATCGAACGGGCAATGGGCAAGCCGCTGGAGTCCTGGTTCGACGATTTCGATCAGCAGGCGCTGGCGTCGGCATCCATCGCCCAGGTCCATACCGCGCGCCTGAAAGAAAACGGTAAAGAGGTGGTGATCAAAGTGATCCGCCCCGACATCATGCCGATGATCAAAGCCGATATGCGGTTAATGTACCGGCTGGCCAGCTGGCTGCCGCGGCTGCTGCCCGACGGACGGCGTCTGCGGCCGGTGGAAGTCGTGCTTGAGTATGAAAAAACCCTGTTGGACGAACTGAACCTGCTGCGTGAAGCGGCGAACTCCATCCAGCTCAGGCGTAACTTTGAAAACAGCCCGATGCTCTATATACCGGAGGTCTATCCGGATTACTGTAGCGAGACCATGATGGTCATGGAACGCATCTATGGTGTTCCGGTGTCGGATGTGGCGGCCCTCGAGAAACAGGGAACCAATTTGAAATTACTGGCGGAACGTGGCGTGCAGGTCTTTTTTACGCAGGTGTTTCGTGATAGTTTTTTCCATGCGGACATGCATCCGGGCAATATTTTCGTCAGCTTTGAGCATCCGGAAAATCCGCAATATATCGGTATCGACTGCGGTATTGTCGGTTCGCTTAATAAAGAGGATAAACGGTACCTGGCGGAAAATTTCATCGCTTTTTTCAATCGCGATTACCGCAAAGTTGCCGAGCTGCACGTTGATTCCGGGTGGGTGCCCCCCGATACCAATGTGGAAGATTTTGAGTTTGCCATCCGTACCGTGTGTGAGCCGATATTCGAAAAACCGCTGGCGGATATCTCTTTCGGCCATGTTTTGTTGAATCTGTTCAACACCGCCCGGCGCTTCAATATGGAAGTACAGCCGCAACTGGTGTTATTGCAAAAGACCCTGTTGTACGTCGAGGGAGTGGGACGCCAGTTATATCCGCAGCTCGATTTGTGGAAAACGGCCAAACCCTTTTTGGAAAACTGGATCAAAGATCAGGTGGGTATCCCGGCCATCATGCGGGCGCTCAAAGAAAAGGCTCCCTTTTGGGCGGAAAAACTGCCGGAGTTGCCTGAGCTCATCTACGAGGGATTCAAGCATCATAAGTCACTGCAAAAGAGCGTGGATAAGCTGGCGGTGGAGTTTAAGCAGCAGCGCGTTAAACAAGGACAGGCGCGGTTTTTGTTCGGTATCGGCGCAACATTGCTGCTCTGCGGGACTTTTCTGTTATCGCAGGGAAACGAGATGTCGTCTTTTCCCGCCTGGTTGATGGCGGCCGGTATCGTAAGCTGGATCGTCGGCTGGAAACGCACTGAATAG
- the tatA gene encoding Sec-independent protein translocase subunit TatA, with translation MGGISISQLLIIAVIVVLLFGTNKLRGLGSDLGASIKGFKKAMNDDDDKKTPPKADQTVQDADFTTQPIAQSRQSESEESKSKNKEQV, from the coding sequence ATGGGCGGTATCAGTATCTCACAATTGTTAATCATCGCGGTGATCGTCGTATTATTATTCGGCACCAACAAATTGCGCGGCCTGGGATCGGATCTCGGTGCGTCAATCAAGGGCTTCAAAAAAGCCATGAACGACGATGACGATAAAAAAACGCCGCCCAAGGCGGATCAAACCGTACAAGATGCGGACTTCACGACCCAACCCATTGCCCAATCCAGGCAATCCGAGTCGGAAGAGTCGAAAAGTAAAAATAAAGAGCAGGTATAA
- a CDS encoding dienelactone hydrolase family protein, which produces MNIDDTLDLNRKPAAFAPAAGNVASTTIHTDDAGLETGQFTIPSQSDRMPAYMAKPAGESRPLPIVIVIQEIFGVHEHIRDICRRLAKQGYLAIAPELYFRQGDPSAYDDIGQLFKELVSKVPDSQVMADLDHTAHWAATHGGDGQRLAVTGFCWGGRIAWLYAAHNPQLKAAAAWYGKLVGDKTLTTPRHPVDMAKELVTPVLGLYGAQDTGILPEHIDAMRHALSAANAKAEIRVYPEAGHAFYADYRPNYHAASAEDGWRRMLQWFSQHGMSGDGK; this is translated from the coding sequence ATGAACATCGACGATACCCTCGATCTGAACAGGAAACCGGCCGCCTTTGCCCCGGCAGCAGGCAATGTCGCGTCTACTACCATTCATACCGATGACGCTGGCCTGGAAACGGGGCAGTTCACTATCCCTTCACAAAGCGATCGGATGCCCGCTTACATGGCGAAACCCGCTGGTGAAAGCCGGCCTTTGCCTATCGTTATCGTAATTCAGGAAATCTTTGGCGTTCATGAACATATCCGCGATATATGCCGCCGGCTGGCAAAGCAAGGCTATCTGGCGATTGCGCCGGAGCTCTATTTCCGCCAGGGAGATCCGTCAGCCTATGACGATATCGGTCAATTATTTAAAGAGCTGGTGAGTAAAGTGCCGGATTCGCAGGTGATGGCGGATTTGGATCATACCGCCCATTGGGCAGCCACCCATGGCGGCGACGGGCAGCGTTTGGCGGTAACCGGATTTTGCTGGGGCGGTCGCATCGCTTGGCTATATGCCGCTCATAATCCCCAGTTAAAAGCGGCGGCGGCTTGGTATGGCAAATTAGTGGGGGATAAAACGCTGACGACGCCACGGCACCCGGTTGATATGGCGAAGGAATTGGTGACGCCGGTTCTGGGCCTGTACGGCGCACAGGACACCGGCATCCTTCCGGAGCATATTGACGCTATGCGCCATGCGCTCAGCGCCGCCAATGCCAAGGCCGAAATTCGGGTATATCCCGAAGCCGGCCATGCTTTTTATGCCGATTACCGTCCTAATTATCATGCCGCCTCGGCGGAAGACGGCTGGCGGCGCATGTTGCAATGGTTTTCGCAGCACGGAATGAGCGGCGACGGCAAATAA